In Polynucleobacter sp. AP-Ainpum-60-G11, one DNA window encodes the following:
- a CDS encoding TIGR03643 family protein, whose translation MSTRLPQILSEADLSRLIEMAWEDRTPFDAIEATFGYSEPQVKALMRKNLKRNSFELWRKRVTGRATKHVALRSKLVTRAYCATQYKQK comes from the coding sequence ATGTCAACGCGCCTACCTCAAATACTTTCCGAAGCCGATCTCTCGAGGTTAATTGAGATGGCTTGGGAGGATCGCACCCCTTTTGATGCGATTGAGGCTACTTTTGGATATTCCGAGCCTCAGGTAAAAGCTTTGATGAGGAAAAATCTCAAGCGTAATTCTTTTGAGCTGTGGCGCAAGCGAGTAACTGGCAGAGCCACTAAGCATGTAGCCTTACGCAGCAAGTTAGTTACTCGCGCTTACTGTGCAACTCAGTACAAACAAAAGTAA
- a CDS encoding DUF3833 domain-containing protein yields the protein MRRTYMTAKWVLVGLVSASLFACSSPSVTQYAKEKPSLDLSEYFNGTIDVYGIFTDRSGEVKKRFTVLLVAQWKVVDGKKVGTLDESFEYSDGTKQKRIWTLTETAPGKYIGTADDVVGEALGESAGNALNWAYTLALPVDGTIYHVQFNDWMYLVTPKVMLNKAKMSKFGIDLGEVTLSFYKR from the coding sequence ATGCGTAGAACTTATATGACTGCCAAATGGGTGCTCGTTGGCTTGGTATCGGCGAGCTTATTTGCCTGCTCATCGCCTTCAGTTACTCAGTACGCCAAGGAAAAACCCAGTTTAGACCTCAGTGAATACTTCAACGGCACGATTGATGTCTATGGGATTTTTACTGACCGTAGTGGCGAGGTTAAAAAGCGATTTACCGTACTCTTAGTCGCGCAGTGGAAAGTCGTGGACGGTAAAAAAGTAGGCACTCTGGATGAGAGCTTTGAATATTCCGATGGGACTAAGCAAAAACGCATTTGGACTTTGACTGAAACTGCTCCTGGTAAATATATTGGCACAGCAGATGATGTAGTGGGTGAGGCTTTAGGTGAGTCAGCAGGTAATGCACTCAACTGGGCTTACACCTTAGCCTTGCCAGTTGACGGCACTATCTATCATGTGCAATTTAATGATTGGATGTATTTAGTTACACCAAAGGTCATGCTCAATAAAGCCAAGATGAGTAAGTTTGGGATTGATTTGGGTGAAGTTACTTTAAGTTTCTATAAGCGCTAG
- a CDS encoding thiol-disulfide oxidoreductase DCC family protein, whose amino-acid sequence MKKLTMFYDGLCPLCQAEIQFLSGRNQAGLLNFVDINSDQYSPERVGVSCDRALASMCAQYDDGQLIEGVEVFSAAYSRANLPKLAWIFSRPALKPFWNVGYRFFAKHRHAISALLGPTALRLVNRKG is encoded by the coding sequence ATGAAAAAGCTCACCATGTTCTATGACGGTCTTTGCCCACTATGTCAGGCAGAAATTCAATTTCTGTCCGGGCGTAATCAAGCGGGGTTACTAAACTTTGTAGACATCAACTCCGATCAATATTCTCCTGAGCGTGTGGGGGTCTCTTGTGATCGGGCCCTAGCTTCAATGTGCGCTCAATATGATGATGGTCAGCTCATTGAGGGGGTTGAGGTATTTTCGGCCGCTTATAGTCGCGCTAATCTACCTAAACTCGCATGGATTTTTTCTAGACCGGCACTTAAGCCTTTTTGGAATGTTGGCTATCGATTTTTCGCAAAGCATCGCCATGCGATTTCTGCCTTACTGGGCCCTACAGCTTTGCGACTAGTGAATAGAAAAGGGTGA
- a CDS encoding cryptochrome/photolyase family protein, producing the protein MKKLILILGDQLDVDSAALKDINPKTDEILMVESANEAQHVWSHKARIVLFLSAMRHFAEYLKSQGFSLTYVQHSPKSIVENLKSKIIKEKFTHLICVEPGEWRLKQLIEALSEELQVFLDMRQDSHFYCTHSEFKEWVANKKELRLEYFYRLMRKTHGILVDQDGNPEGGQWNFDRDNRKPFPKKGPGLIPPPELFEPDAITKTLIAEVEERYPDHPGSLARFQWPVTRQQALQALEGFVEHRLATFGSYEDAMWTDTPFGWHSLLSSSLNLKLLNPREVINAVVAAWKKEDLEMATVEGFIRQILGWREFVRGMYYLDMPQMALDNFYNHQNRLPAWYWTGDTKMKCMQEAIGQTLEYGYAHHIQRLMVTGNFALLAEILPKEVCDWYLAVYIDAIEWVELPNTAGMALFASGGRFTSKPYIASGAYIKRMSNYCGSCQYKPDIRFGEGACPMTNLYWNFLIQHRTQFEASPRTRLMTANLSRISEADQQAIAIHAKGLLGDLNSL; encoded by the coding sequence TTGAAAAAGCTCATATTAATTTTGGGTGATCAACTAGATGTGGATAGTGCCGCCTTAAAAGACATCAATCCCAAGACTGATGAAATATTGATGGTGGAGTCAGCCAATGAGGCTCAGCACGTTTGGTCTCACAAGGCGCGAATAGTTTTATTTTTATCGGCTATGCGCCACTTTGCGGAATATCTTAAAAGCCAAGGATTTTCCCTTACCTACGTTCAGCACTCCCCCAAGAGTATTGTTGAGAATCTCAAAAGCAAAATCATTAAGGAAAAATTTACGCATCTGATCTGCGTAGAGCCTGGTGAATGGCGTCTTAAGCAGTTGATTGAAGCTTTGTCGGAAGAGCTTCAGGTTTTTTTAGACATGCGACAAGATAGCCACTTTTATTGCACGCATTCTGAATTCAAAGAATGGGTTGCCAACAAAAAAGAGTTACGGCTTGAATACTTTTATAGACTCATGCGTAAAACCCATGGGATCTTGGTGGATCAAGATGGTAACCCTGAAGGTGGGCAGTGGAACTTTGATCGAGATAATCGCAAGCCTTTCCCCAAAAAAGGCCCTGGCTTAATTCCGCCTCCAGAATTATTTGAACCCGATGCCATCACGAAGACTCTTATTGCTGAGGTAGAGGAGCGTTATCCGGATCATCCGGGATCCCTTGCGCGCTTTCAGTGGCCAGTTACTCGTCAGCAAGCACTTCAGGCTCTTGAGGGATTTGTAGAGCATCGCTTAGCAACCTTCGGTAGCTATGAAGATGCTATGTGGACCGATACGCCTTTTGGCTGGCACTCACTGTTGTCGAGTTCATTAAATCTAAAGTTACTCAATCCCAGGGAAGTTATTAATGCAGTTGTGGCGGCCTGGAAAAAAGAGGATTTAGAGATGGCGACGGTAGAGGGATTCATTCGCCAGATCTTAGGTTGGCGAGAATTTGTGCGTGGCATGTACTACCTCGATATGCCACAAATGGCGCTGGATAATTTTTACAATCATCAGAATCGATTGCCAGCCTGGTATTGGACTGGTGACACCAAGATGAAGTGTATGCAGGAGGCAATCGGGCAGACTTTGGAATATGGGTATGCCCATCACATCCAGCGCCTCATGGTGACAGGCAACTTTGCCCTGCTGGCAGAAATTCTGCCAAAAGAGGTGTGTGATTGGTATTTGGCGGTTTACATAGATGCAATTGAGTGGGTGGAGCTGCCCAATACAGCAGGTATGGCCTTATTTGCGAGTGGTGGCCGCTTTACCAGCAAGCCTTACATTGCCAGCGGGGCTTACATTAAGAGAATGAGTAACTATTGCGGCTCTTGCCAATACAAGCCAGATATTCGGTTTGGAGAGGGCGCCTGCCCGATGACTAATTTGTACTGGAACTTCTTAATTCAGCATCGCACTCAATTTGAGGCAAGCCCACGTACCCGGCTAATGACAGCCAATTTATCTCGAATTAGTGAAGCCGACCAACAGGCAATTGCGATTCATGCCAAAGGCTTGCTAGGGGATTTGAACTCCCTGTAA
- a CDS encoding chalcone isomerase family protein: MKLTYSLVITLALSAVPPIGFAKEPPHIKSMMGQTQLQGLGKLNFWGFHVYDANLYRGSAKDSQEFALELKYQRSFSGEAIASRTADEMRNLGVADTQATSWGKELASILPNVEPGQTIAAVYIPKQGTSFFFEGKKISQIQGADFAKAFFGIWLDSKTSAPKLRTELLGQGCPPPLISGAC, encoded by the coding sequence ATGAAACTGACATATTCATTGGTGATCACTCTGGCCCTCAGTGCGGTACCTCCAATTGGTTTTGCTAAGGAGCCTCCACACATCAAAAGTATGATGGGTCAAACCCAACTGCAAGGGCTTGGAAAGCTGAACTTTTGGGGATTCCATGTGTACGACGCTAATTTATATCGTGGCAGCGCCAAGGATTCGCAGGAGTTTGCTCTCGAGCTGAAATACCAGAGATCTTTCTCTGGCGAAGCAATCGCCAGCCGCACAGCTGATGAGATGAGAAATTTAGGCGTAGCTGATACTCAAGCGACCTCTTGGGGTAAAGAGCTTGCGAGCATTCTTCCCAACGTGGAGCCTGGTCAAACTATTGCAGCTGTCTACATACCTAAGCAGGGGACCAGTTTCTTTTTTGAGGGTAAAAAAATATCCCAAATTCAGGGTGCCGATTTTGCGAAAGCCTTCTTTGGTATTTGGCTAGATTCCAAAACCAGCGCACCAAAACTCAGAACAGAATTATTAGGACAGGGTTGTCCGCCACCACTTATTTCGGGAGCATGTTAA
- a CDS encoding VOC family protein produces the protein MIDHLDHLVLTTANEEACVDFYTRVIGMKLESFIGGTPPVERKAFKFGNQKINLHIKGKEFEPKADIPTPGSLDLCFIADRPLEQVISKLGEMGWPIMEGPVIRTGATTKINSVYVRDPDQNLIEISVPI, from the coding sequence ATGATTGATCACTTAGACCACCTGGTATTAACCACTGCAAATGAAGAAGCCTGCGTTGACTTTTATACGCGCGTCATAGGGATGAAGCTAGAAAGCTTTATTGGCGGCACGCCACCAGTAGAGCGTAAGGCCTTTAAGTTTGGCAATCAAAAAATTAATCTGCACATTAAGGGCAAAGAATTTGAACCTAAAGCAGATATTCCGACGCCGGGATCTCTCGACCTGTGTTTTATTGCCGATAGACCACTAGAGCAAGTGATTTCAAAGCTCGGTGAGATGGGTTGGCCGATTATGGAGGGGCCGGTCATTCGAACTGGGGCCACTACAAAGATCAATTCAGTCTATGTGAGAGATCCAGATCAAAATCTCATTGAAATTAGTGTGCCAATTTAA
- a CDS encoding DASH family cryptochrome, with translation MSTLIYWFRNDLRLIDNPALLEACLRADRLLPVYIHLPQARETHTLGFPRGDRHRRVFLRESLNDLKAQLRTLGSDLLEYEGEPAEVLLELAQFTRASAVYCERIEAPEEIHQSQAIQERGILLKEFWQSSMLSLECLPFPVQDMPDMFTQFRKKVENAGLRFSAPVVAPSKIPSLPELVETSLIRTAEQANTSPYLFAGGERSALDHLKQYLARRLPDTYKETRNQLIGKDYSSKFSPWLALGCLSARTVATELTAYEQSHGANDGTYWLWFELLWRDYFRFLHFKYGKQLYQAQGLSDAPVMRSNLQSFESWQAGATGEPLVDAGMRELLKTGYLSNRMRQVVASYWIYDLQGDWRLGAAWFESQLLDYDVYSNQGNWLYLAGRGTDPRGGRRFNIAKQTQDHDPQGEYQRLWL, from the coding sequence GTGAGCACTCTCATTTATTGGTTTAGAAATGACCTTAGGCTGATAGATAACCCGGCTTTATTGGAGGCTTGTCTTCGTGCTGACAGATTGTTGCCGGTATACATTCATCTTCCGCAGGCACGGGAGACTCATACTTTGGGCTTCCCAAGAGGGGATCGTCATCGCCGAGTATTTTTGCGGGAATCTTTGAATGATTTAAAGGCGCAACTTCGTACCCTGGGATCTGATTTATTGGAGTATGAGGGCGAACCCGCGGAAGTGCTTCTGGAGTTGGCGCAATTCACACGTGCCAGTGCGGTTTATTGTGAGCGCATTGAAGCCCCAGAAGAAATACATCAGAGCCAGGCAATTCAAGAGCGGGGAATCTTGCTTAAGGAGTTCTGGCAATCAAGCATGTTATCGCTGGAGTGTCTGCCCTTTCCAGTTCAAGATATGCCAGACATGTTTACCCAGTTTCGTAAAAAAGTAGAGAACGCAGGCTTAAGATTTTCAGCGCCAGTAGTAGCGCCTTCGAAAATACCCTCCTTGCCTGAACTTGTAGAGACTTCCTTGATAAGAACTGCTGAGCAAGCTAACACCTCACCCTATCTGTTTGCAGGTGGTGAGCGCAGCGCTCTTGATCATCTAAAGCAATATCTAGCAAGGCGCCTACCAGATACCTATAAAGAAACTCGCAACCAACTCATTGGCAAGGACTATTCCAGTAAGTTTTCTCCCTGGCTTGCTTTGGGTTGTCTCTCCGCTAGGACGGTTGCTACTGAGTTAACTGCGTATGAACAATCTCATGGTGCTAATGACGGTACTTATTGGTTGTGGTTTGAGTTGCTATGGCGAGATTATTTCCGTTTCCTGCACTTTAAATATGGGAAGCAGCTCTATCAAGCTCAGGGCTTAAGTGACGCCCCTGTCATGCGCAGTAATCTTCAAAGCTTTGAGTCATGGCAGGCTGGCGCTACTGGTGAGCCTCTAGTAGATGCCGGAATGCGTGAGTTACTCAAAACTGGCTATCTGTCTAATCGCATGCGTCAGGTTGTTGCCAGTTACTGGATCTATGATTTACAGGGTGATTGGCGCTTAGGCGCTGCCTGGTTTGAGTCTCAGTTGCTTGACTATGATGTTTATAGCAATCAAGGTAACTGGCTATATTTAGCCGGACGAGGAACGGATCCTCGAGGGGGAAGGCGTTTTAATATCGCCAAACAAACCCAAGATCACGATCCCCAGGGGGAGTATCAAAGGCTATGGCTTTGA
- a CDS encoding DUF2237 family protein, which translates to MQDAITLNVLGQPLVPCSFDPLTGFFRDGCCKTNEEDAGSHLVCAIMTNDFLQFSLKRGNDLITPRPEYQFPGLIAGDQWCLCLNRWIEALEANCAPTIQLESTHANALEKVSLEVLLQYSQSHSL; encoded by the coding sequence ATGCAAGATGCCATCACCTTAAATGTATTGGGCCAACCTTTAGTGCCCTGCTCTTTCGATCCTTTAACGGGATTTTTTAGGGATGGGTGCTGCAAGACCAATGAGGAAGATGCGGGCAGTCATCTAGTTTGCGCAATTATGACGAATGACTTTCTACAGTTCAGCCTCAAAAGAGGCAATGACCTCATTACTCCACGACCTGAATATCAATTTCCAGGTCTCATAGCAGGCGACCAGTGGTGCCTTTGCCTTAATCGTTGGATTGAAGCCTTAGAGGCGAATTGTGCCCCCACAATTCAATTGGAAAGCACGCACGCAAACGCCTTGGAGAAAGTATCCCTGGAGGTGCTACTGCAATACTCTCAAAGCCATAGCCTTTGA
- a CDS encoding histone deacetylase, translating into MKAFYADHYVLPLPAGHRFPMEKYGRLRDLVSQLDGIQLENAPTVTDTQILYAHDPSYLIKVLQGTLNSKEQQEIGFPWSVQMVERSRRSAGATLAAAKLALTEGIAGNLAGGTHHAYRNKGSGFCVFNDSAIAARAIQKEVNSQLRVAIVDLDVHQGNGTASILENDPSVFTLSIHGENNFPFSKELSDLDIGLPDGAGDEIYIRALHQGLEILDSRFKPDLIIYLAGADPHEGDRLGKLSVSKEGMRQRDECVFQYGLDRQIPIAFSMAGGYGREIQSTVDIHFQTIQTALRYQQQYP; encoded by the coding sequence TTGAAAGCTTTTTACGCAGATCACTATGTTTTACCACTTCCCGCCGGACACCGCTTTCCGATGGAGAAGTATGGAAGACTGCGCGATTTAGTTTCACAATTGGATGGCATTCAACTTGAGAACGCCCCCACCGTCACTGATACTCAAATACTGTATGCACATGATCCTAGCTACCTGATCAAAGTGCTACAAGGCACTCTCAACTCAAAAGAGCAACAAGAAATTGGCTTTCCCTGGAGCGTCCAAATGGTTGAGCGCTCGCGAAGATCTGCAGGAGCAACACTGGCAGCTGCAAAGCTTGCGCTCACTGAAGGTATCGCAGGAAATTTAGCTGGGGGCACACACCATGCCTATCGCAATAAAGGTAGTGGGTTCTGCGTCTTTAATGATTCAGCGATTGCAGCTAGGGCGATTCAGAAAGAAGTGAATTCCCAATTAAGGGTTGCCATCGTTGACCTGGATGTTCACCAGGGCAATGGCACTGCCTCCATTCTGGAAAATGATCCCTCTGTATTTACCCTATCGATACATGGGGAAAATAACTTCCCATTTAGTAAAGAGCTAAGTGATCTCGATATTGGTTTGCCAGATGGAGCTGGCGATGAAATCTATATAAGAGCTCTCCACCAAGGCCTAGAAATCCTAGATTCTCGCTTTAAACCTGACTTGATTATTTACTTGGCCGGAGCCGATCCACATGAAGGAGATCGCTTAGGAAAACTCAGCGTGAGTAAAGAAGGAATGCGCCAGCGAGATGAATGTGTTTTCCAGTACGGCTTAGATCGTCAAATTCCGATCGCATTTAGCATGGCTGGAGGCTACGGTAGAGAAATTCAGTCGACCGTGGATATTCATTTTCAGACCATTCAAACCGCACTGCGATACCAACAACAATACCCCTAA
- a CDS encoding cupin domain-containing protein: protein MNLETFLKVLSAEDFPEPVLVIRERSGFLDNHAHPFEVRALVTQGQIDIVIDGTKRTYLTGDVFHLPHSQEHAESYGNEGVQYLASRKN from the coding sequence ATGAATCTGGAAACTTTTCTAAAAGTGCTTAGTGCAGAAGATTTTCCTGAGCCCGTTTTGGTGATTCGAGAGCGGAGTGGCTTCTTGGATAATCACGCCCACCCATTTGAGGTGAGGGCTCTAGTGACGCAAGGTCAAATCGATATTGTTATTGATGGCACTAAGCGCACTTATCTGACTGGAGACGTATTTCACTTGCCGCATAGTCAAGAACATGCTGAAAGTTATGGTAATGAAGGCGTTCAGTACTTAGCTAGTAGAAAAAACTAA
- a CDS encoding DUF1488 family protein, which produces MKLEFVGPVSVLENGDVSYPAILDGKALKCSFSYEALQDLDPDSVETNALQLFKNHQLKLLSIAEQKIINGHAIDGAVHLFSHDLILD; this is translated from the coding sequence ATGAAGCTTGAATTTGTTGGTCCCGTATCTGTTTTAGAGAATGGTGATGTCTCCTATCCAGCAATACTTGACGGTAAAGCCCTCAAGTGCAGTTTTAGCTATGAGGCTCTTCAGGATTTGGATCCTGACAGCGTTGAGACGAATGCGTTGCAGTTATTTAAAAATCATCAATTAAAGTTGCTTTCGATAGCAGAGCAAAAAATTATCAACGGCCATGCTATTGATGGTGCCGTTCATTTGTTTAGCCATGATTTAATCCTGGATTGA
- a CDS encoding translational machinery protein: protein MSFNHSVIWIDHQEAHVIYFNPTASESEVIKTRSTHKNIHHKSGNVSGAHAGPDEHYLHEVIQAVKESKEILIVGPGSAKLELMKHATKHDHLIADKVVGIETVDHPTDGQLLAYAKKYFHKVDALKGDTVITG from the coding sequence ATGTCATTTAATCACTCAGTAATTTGGATTGACCACCAAGAAGCACATGTTATTTATTTCAATCCCACTGCAAGTGAGAGTGAAGTGATCAAAACGAGATCTACGCACAAGAACATCCATCATAAAAGTGGAAACGTCAGTGGTGCGCATGCTGGACCAGACGAGCATTATTTGCATGAAGTGATTCAGGCAGTGAAAGAATCAAAAGAGATTTTGATTGTTGGACCAGGATCTGCAAAATTAGAGCTCATGAAGCATGCTACTAAGCATGATCATCTGATTGCTGACAAAGTAGTTGGCATTGAAACTGTTGATCATCCTACTGATGGACAGTTGCTAGCTTATGCAAAAAAATATTTCCATAAAGTCGATGCATTAAAAGGCGACACCGTAATTACTGGTTAA
- a CDS encoding tripartite tricarboxylate transporter substrate binding protein, which translates to MCKYFSNLHILTLILLAQTPFAAYSQDSGKYPNKPITFIASSAPGGTTDFTARVLAQPLGAALGQTIVVENKAGASGAIAAAAVKKSDPDGYTLLVQYSGYHVITPLVSKNPLPWELKDFQPVANVISAPQIVVVRADLPFKTMNELIAYAKANPGKLNYASSGNGSLQHVTGAMLEQQAGIKMTHIPYKGTGPALADLLGGQVDLTFGTPPPFIPHIQTGKLRALATTGKKRIPSLPDVPTAAEAGLPKLDATSWFAVFAPINTPAPIVNQLTTEIAKVMSAPAFKQKAVEMGAEAVYMNPKQLDEFIKAENGRWTSVVKAAKIEAD; encoded by the coding sequence ATGTGTAAATATTTTTCAAATCTGCATATTCTGACTTTAATATTGCTTGCACAAACTCCGTTTGCCGCCTATAGCCAAGACTCAGGTAAGTACCCAAATAAACCGATTACATTTATTGCATCATCTGCACCGGGTGGCACAACTGATTTCACGGCAAGAGTATTGGCTCAACCCCTTGGCGCTGCATTGGGTCAAACAATTGTGGTTGAGAATAAAGCGGGGGCCTCTGGTGCAATTGCAGCGGCAGCCGTGAAAAAATCCGATCCCGATGGCTACACTTTGCTTGTTCAGTACTCCGGCTATCACGTCATCACACCTTTGGTAAGCAAGAACCCACTGCCATGGGAGCTTAAGGATTTCCAGCCTGTAGCGAATGTAATTTCAGCTCCACAAATTGTGGTGGTCCGGGCTGACTTGCCATTTAAGACGATGAATGAACTCATTGCTTACGCTAAAGCAAATCCTGGCAAGTTAAATTACGCGTCTTCTGGTAACGGCTCCTTGCAGCACGTTACTGGTGCAATGCTTGAGCAACAAGCGGGCATCAAAATGACGCACATTCCTTACAAGGGAACTGGTCCCGCATTAGCTGATTTATTGGGTGGTCAGGTAGATCTCACATTCGGAACGCCCCCACCGTTCATCCCGCATATTCAGACTGGTAAATTGCGTGCCCTAGCCACTACTGGTAAAAAACGAATTCCGAGCCTACCGGATGTTCCTACAGCTGCTGAAGCAGGCTTGCCAAAACTAGACGCCACCTCATGGTTTGCAGTCTTTGCCCCAATCAATACGCCAGCGCCAATTGTGAATCAACTCACAACTGAAATTGCTAAGGTAATGTCTGCGCCAGCGTTTAAGCAAAAGGCAGTAGAGATGGGTGCAGAAGCTGTCTATATGAATCCCAAGCAATTGGATGAGTTTATTAAGGCCGAAAATGGCAGATGGACTTCGGTTGTTAAGGCGGCCAAGATTGAGGCTGATTGA
- a CDS encoding DUF2256 domain-containing protein, whose protein sequence is MSKSEKSGFKGNKSFLPSKLCVTCGREMTWRKSWAKNWESIKYCSDACRLKKSSAVVPGVK, encoded by the coding sequence ATGAGTAAGTCAGAAAAGTCTGGATTTAAAGGAAATAAATCCTTTTTGCCAAGTAAGTTATGTGTGACTTGCGGCAGGGAGATGACTTGGCGTAAATCTTGGGCTAAAAACTGGGAGTCTATTAAGTATTGCTCCGATGCCTGCCGACTCAAGAAATCTTCTGCAGTCGTACCTGGGGTGAAATAA
- a CDS encoding histidine phosphatase family protein: MRHADAPGYGDPKNYQISQCSTQRNLGDLGRKQAKTIGDWLSKQGIQQAKVYSSPWCRCVDTATLLNKGAVKKELALGSFFDDMSQAKKQTEELTKFIAVETKQSPNIPIIMVTHHVNIQSYVGEVVNSGDMVLVKVDSAGKPLSFKLYPSP; encoded by the coding sequence ATGAGACATGCAGATGCCCCTGGGTATGGTGACCCAAAAAATTATCAAATCAGTCAATGCTCTACTCAGCGTAATCTGGGCGACCTAGGGCGGAAGCAAGCTAAGACTATTGGTGACTGGCTATCTAAGCAAGGCATTCAGCAGGCAAAGGTCTACAGTAGCCCATGGTGTCGATGCGTAGATACAGCGACCCTTCTAAATAAAGGGGCGGTTAAAAAAGAGCTTGCCTTAGGCTCATTCTTTGATGACATGAGTCAGGCAAAAAAGCAGACGGAAGAATTAACAAAATTCATTGCAGTTGAGACAAAACAATCTCCAAATATACCCATCATTATGGTGACTCACCACGTCAATATTCAATCTTATGTTGGCGAGGTTGTTAACTCGGGTGATATGGTCTTAGTCAAAGTAGACTCAGCCGGAAAGCCGCTATCTTTTAAGTTGTACCCAAGCCCTTAA
- a CDS encoding SDR family NAD(P)-dependent oxidoreductase: MSLIPNSFRALVIGSSGTIGSAFMELLENDPACSEVIGINRSSANPIDYQDLTTIEGAAKALADQAPFQLIINTIGILHSSEWMPEKKLDDLNPEQLQTLMQINAIGPGLTIKHFSKILDPAGSVMATLSAKVGSIEDNRLGGWYSYRASKAALNMLIKTASIEFTRTKPHTALVALHPGTVNSRLSKPFKGEQIGRPPLDAAQDMLNVLLSLSKEDSGTFISYSGERLPW, translated from the coding sequence ATGTCATTAATTCCTAATTCTTTCCGAGCACTCGTGATCGGCTCCTCAGGAACCATCGGCTCTGCCTTTATGGAATTGCTTGAGAATGACCCAGCGTGTTCAGAGGTCATCGGCATCAATCGCAGCTCTGCTAACCCGATTGATTACCAGGATCTCACTACGATTGAGGGGGCAGCAAAAGCCCTTGCAGACCAAGCACCATTTCAGCTCATTATTAATACCATTGGAATCTTGCACTCTAGCGAGTGGATGCCAGAGAAAAAGCTGGATGACCTTAATCCAGAGCAACTACAAACACTGATGCAGATAAACGCAATAGGCCCTGGCCTCACGATTAAGCATTTTTCTAAGATACTAGACCCGGCAGGATCCGTGATGGCAACACTCTCGGCTAAGGTAGGCAGCATTGAAGACAATCGTCTCGGTGGCTGGTACAGCTACCGCGCCTCTAAGGCTGCACTCAATATGCTCATCAAAACGGCATCGATTGAATTCACTAGAACTAAACCACACACTGCGCTTGTAGCACTACATCCAGGGACGGTTAATTCTCGCTTATCAAAACCCTTTAAGGGCGAGCAAATTGGTAGACCCCCTTTGGATGCTGCGCAAGATATGCTCAATGTATTGCTCTCACTGAGCAAAGAAGATTCAGGTACCTTTATTAGCTACTCAGGAGAACGCTTACCCTGGTAA